Genomic DNA from Myxococcales bacterium:
AAGAAGTACGAAAGCAAAAGCCAGACATTGTCTATGTCTCGATCAGCGGCTACGGACAATTTGGGCCCGACGCCGAGCGGGTCGGATACGATCCGATGGCCCAGGCGGAAAGCGGTTTTCTTTCCTTGAACGGGGATCCGGAGGGCGAACCGGTCAAAGCGCCGACCTTCCTGGCCGACGACCTGGCCGGTCTTCACGCCGCCCTTGCCGCTCTCGCCGCCCTGCGTCACCGCGAAGCCACGGGCGAGGGCCAGCACATCGACGTGGCGTTGCTCGACAGCCTGCTGTTTCAATCGACCGGTTACTTGACCCTCGGCGCGATGGGGGTAGAACTGCCGCGGCTCGGCAACGAATTTCGCATCGCCGCCCCAGCCCGCGCCTTTCGCTGCCGTGACGGATCGGTGATGGCGGGGGTCTTGCTCGACAGCCATTGGAAGACCCTGGCCGCACTCATCGAGCGGCCTGAGTTGGCGGATCATCCGGACTTTGCAACCGCCCCCGAACGTATTGCCCGGCGCAAACAAGTCGACCAGATCTTGGGAGACTGGATCTGTCAATACACCGTCGCCGAGGTACTCCGCCGCTTCAACGCTGTCGGCATTCCGGCCGCAGCCGTCCGCACCTACGCCGAGGCAGCGGGTAATGCTCATGTGATGGCTCGGGACATGCTGCAACGGCTGCCCGCCGGAGCCGGGGATGCGGAGGCTGTGCCGATCACGGGCCCGGCGGCCAAGTTTTCGCGTACCCCAACCCGCGTGCGTACCCCCGCACCGGAGTTGGGTGCGGACAACGACGAGATTCTCGAGGAGTTGGGAATTGACGCCGAGCAACGTCGAGAACTGCACGCCGCCGGAGTGATCTAGCAGGGTTGGCCAACTCGGATCAACGGACGCCGCGCTGTGGTGCTACACTTCGCCTAATCGATCCCCCCAAAGATTTGAAGTCACTACCGCCATGGGCGCGCCCCAGCGTCCGGATGCGGCCGCAAGGGATCCAGATTCCGGGCCATGGTCTTCCCCAGCTCTCAAGTCGAATTCCGAGCGACGCGCTTGCCCTGGCTGAGTGCTGGCCTGGTGCTCGTCAGCTTCTGGGTACTGCTGGCGATCCCGGCACCCCTGTCCTTCGAAGAGCGCGACCCCAAGGCCGCGCTCCAGGCCGCCTTCCGCTATTGGCAGGCCCACGGTTATCTCAATGCAGACCATCAGACCATCGAAACGGCGCGCGTGCACTTCGACCCAGGCTCAGCGAGTGTCGCGATTGCGGTGATCCAGGAACTCGGGCGGCGCGGGATGCCCGACGACGAGACCCAACGAGGTTTGGAACAGGCGACCCTCGACGGACTCGCGCTTGCCGCGCGCCCCGTGCCAGACTCGGCCAACCCACTTGCGCCGAATCATGCGTTGCGGGTCTACGGCTTTACTCCGGCTAGCCCGACCGCCCTGACCGCCGCGACCCACCTCTTTCTCTATGCGGGGTGGATCCATTTCTTGGCCATTGCGCCGCTTTGGTTCTTTCTCGGAGCGAGTGCCGAGGACCGCTTCGGGAAACTGGGGTTTGCGCTGTTTACGCTGTTTGCCTGCATCGTCTCCACGGCGACTCATCTGCTGCTCGAACCCAACTCGCCGATGTCCCTGATCGGAGCAGCGGGTCCGACCGCCGCACTGCTGGCGATTTTTTCTCTGCGGCACCGGATGCAGCCGGTGCGCGTGGTCGCACTGGCTCCTCGCAATGGCGACGGTGACGGTTACGGTCTGCGGTTGGTTCCTTTCGCACTTTCGGCGATCGCGCTCCCCATTTATTGGCTTGTGATCAATCTAGCTCTCACGCTCTGGCTCGACGCGATCGGCGTGCGCAACGATCTTTCGATCTCGGCTGTGGCCGGTGGGCTCGGCTTCGGACTGTTGGCGGGGATGGCGTTGCGCAGGTTTGATTTCGAACCCGCCTATCTCGGCCCCGAACTCTACAGCGAGATTCGTTCGGGCCGTGAGCGATCCGGCGTCGACAAAGCCCTCGTCGCGCGAGACATTGGCGACGTCGACCGCGCTTACGGGCTGGTATGCGCCGAGGCCAAACGCACCCCCGGCGATCCCGAGGTAACCCGCTTGCTGTGGAACCTCGCCCTCTCCAGCGGAAAGACCGAAGCCGCCGCCCCCGTCGTGGTACTCCAGATTCAACGTCTGATTCACCGGGGCGACTTCCTGGATGCCGTCGATTTTTGGTGCGAACTGGTCAAAGAGATGCCGAACCAGCGGCTGTCTCCTGACGATCTGGTGCTCATTGTTCCGATCTTGCTCGCGAGCCAGCGAATAGAGTTCGCTGTAACTGCGCTGCGACACTGTGTCGATGCACCGACGGGCGAGCTGAGCATCGAACTCGCGCTGAAGCTCCTCGATCTGGCCGAGACATTGGATCCCTTCACCGCCCTGCTTGCGGCGCGGCGCGTGCTCGAGCTTCCCGACCTGCACGAAACCAAACGAACCCGCATTGTCGCCTTGGTTCGCGAACTCGATCCAGCGGAAGCCACCCTGCCAGAGCTTCCCACGCCAGAACTTGAACTCGATACAGAAATTGCATGCGAACCCGAGATCATGCTCGAGCCCGAAATTCTCTTTCCTGATGAAGTGACGGATAACGTTCCTGGTGTTGAGCACGGTGTTGAACAACGGGAGCTCGTGGCTCAGCCGGATCTGTCATCGCTGCCGCGATTCGACGGCATTCAACCCGTCGCCGCCGTCCCCACCCGACTGACCAACGAGGTTTTGTATTTTCGACTAGACGATGGCCGCAAAGCAAAGGTCCGTTATCCGGAGATTCAAGCCCTGGCCGTCGCCGCCGTGCGCGATGTATCGAGCAAACCCGTCGTCGTCATCGACCTGTTGTTGAACTGGACCGAACTGAGCGACGCTCCACTGCGCAGCATCCGCCTGCGCAGCGACCAATTCGACCCGGCGCACCCAGCGCTCCGCGCCAAAGTCGGTATCGCCGGGCTCGTTGAGCGCCAGGTGCCCCGAGGTGCCGATCCCCTGGCACACCACGTCGATAGGTCCCTCCCGCACCAGTGCTTCAAAGCGCCGCGCTTCCGCCTCGGGATCGGCGGCCTTGTAGTCGACGAGGTGGTAGGCTTTGCAGGGCACCTGCGCATAGAGATCGCGTTCGGTCTGATAACCGCAGGTGAATTCCCTGGGCAGGCGCCTGTCCCAGAAATCGTCGATGTTGAAGCAGGTGACGCGCCCCCAGTCGATGCCCTCCTGCCGCCAGGGCGCGGCAAAACGATCCCTGGCTCTCTCCGGCGGCAAAGACGACACGCAATTCATCCTGTGCCGCCAGCATTGCCCCCATCCTGGCCGCCACCTCGGCTGCAGCTTTCAC
This window encodes:
- a CDS encoding CoA transferase, with product MQKSDFYRDARHDLPGPLAGVRVLEATTTWAGPMCGCVLADFGAEVTKVELPQGEISRRLPPFLPGTDPPQSFMHATVNRNKRSLSLDLSFSRGREIFLQLACTSDIVIENFKPGTMSRWGVGFEEVRKQKPDIVYVSISGYGQFGPDAERVGYDPMAQAESGFLSLNGDPEGEPVKAPTFLADDLAGLHAALAALAALRHREATGEGQHIDVALLDSLLFQSTGYLTLGAMGVELPRLGNEFRIAAPARAFRCRDGSVMAGVLLDSHWKTLAALIERPELADHPDFATAPERIARRKQVDQILGDWICQYTVAEVLRRFNAVGIPAAAVRTYAEAAGNAHVMARDMLQRLPAGAGDAEAVPITGPAAKFSRTPTRVRTPAPELGADNDEILEELGIDAEQRRELHAAGVI